Proteins from a genomic interval of Microbacterium imperiale:
- the gatA gene encoding Asp-tRNA(Asn)/Glu-tRNA(Gln) amidotransferase subunit GatA, whose protein sequence is MSDLTRLTAADLAARLAEGSVSSVDATRAHLDRIAAVDGDVHAFLHVSDHALEVAADIDSRRAAGEHLGELAGVPLAIKDVLVTTDMPSTSGSKILEGFMSPYDATVVARARAAGLVPLGKTNMDEFAMGSSTEHSAYGPTRNPWDLDRIPGGSGGGSAAAVAAFEAPIALGSDTGGSIRQPAHVTGTVGVKPTYGGVSRYGSIALASSLDQVGPVSRTVLDSALLHDVIGGHDPHDSTSLAEQWPSFAAAAREGARGDVLRGLKVGVIRELADVGFQPGVSASFRASLAAMEAQGAEIVEISAPHFEYGVAAYYLILPAEASSNLAKFDSVRFGMRLDVPGGTVEDVMSATRDAGFGDEVKRRIILGTYALSAGYYDAYYGSAQKVRTLIQRDFDDAFAQVDVIATPSAPTTAFRLGEQIDDPLQMYLNDVTTIPVNLAGVPGISIPSGLSEDDGLPVGIQFIAPARQDAQLYRVGAALEALLVDSWGGPLLDRAPILGGAR, encoded by the coding sequence GTGAGCGACCTCACTCGGCTGACCGCCGCCGACCTCGCAGCTCGCCTGGCCGAGGGGAGCGTCAGCAGCGTCGACGCCACGCGCGCGCACCTCGATCGGATCGCCGCGGTCGACGGCGACGTCCACGCCTTCCTGCACGTGTCCGACCACGCGCTCGAGGTCGCTGCCGACATCGACTCCCGCCGCGCCGCGGGTGAGCACCTCGGCGAACTCGCCGGTGTGCCGCTCGCCATCAAGGACGTCCTGGTCACGACCGACATGCCCTCCACCAGCGGATCGAAGATCCTCGAGGGCTTCATGTCGCCCTACGACGCCACCGTCGTCGCCCGTGCCCGCGCGGCCGGTCTCGTGCCCCTCGGCAAGACGAACATGGACGAGTTCGCCATGGGCTCCTCGACCGAGCACTCCGCTTACGGTCCCACGCGCAACCCGTGGGACCTCGACCGCATCCCCGGCGGCTCCGGCGGCGGCTCCGCCGCTGCGGTCGCGGCCTTCGAAGCTCCGATCGCCCTCGGCTCCGACACGGGCGGCTCGATCCGCCAGCCCGCGCACGTCACCGGCACGGTCGGCGTCAAGCCCACCTACGGCGGCGTGAGCCGTTATGGATCGATCGCGCTCGCGTCGAGCCTCGATCAGGTCGGCCCGGTGTCCCGCACGGTGCTGGACTCCGCCCTGCTCCACGACGTCATCGGCGGGCACGACCCCCACGACTCGACCTCGCTCGCCGAGCAGTGGCCGTCATTCGCGGCGGCCGCTCGCGAGGGCGCGCGCGGCGACGTCCTGCGCGGGCTCAAGGTCGGCGTCATCCGCGAGCTGGCCGACGTGGGCTTCCAGCCCGGCGTCAGCGCGTCCTTCCGCGCTTCGCTGGCGGCGATGGAGGCGCAGGGCGCGGAGATCGTCGAGATCAGCGCACCGCACTTCGAGTACGGCGTCGCCGCGTACTACCTGATCCTGCCGGCCGAGGCCTCCAGCAACCTCGCGAAGTTCGACTCCGTGCGGTTCGGCATGCGTCTCGACGTCCCCGGGGGCACCGTCGAGGACGTGATGTCGGCGACCCGCGACGCCGGCTTCGGAGACGAGGTCAAGCGCCGCATCATCCTGGGCACCTACGCGCTGTCGGCGGGCTACTACGACGCGTACTACGGCAGCGCCCAGAAGGTGCGCACGCTCATCCAGCGCGACTTCGACGACGCCTTCGCGCAGGTCGACGTCATCGCGACGCCGTCCGCGCCCACGACGGCCTTCCGTCTCGGCGAGCAGATCGACGATCCGCTGCAGATGTACCTGAACGACGTGACGACCATCCCGGTCAACCTCGCGGGTGTGCCGGGCATCTCGATCCCGTCGGGGCTGTCGGAGGACGACGGTCTTCCCGTCGGCATCCAGTTCATCGCGCCGGCTCGCCAGGACGCGCAGCTGTACCGCGTCGGCGCCGCGCTGGAGGCACTGCTGGTCGACAGCTGGGGCGGCCCGCTGCTCGACCGCGCACCGATCCTGGGAGGGGCACGCTGA
- the gatC gene encoding Asp-tRNA(Asn)/Glu-tRNA(Gln) amidotransferase subunit GatC: MSEITPDLVRHLGVLARIQLSDEEVERLTGQLDAIVDNIAKVSKVATPDVPATSHPISLENVFREDVPGDMLSLEQVLQNAPERTEDRFRVTAILGEEQ; encoded by the coding sequence GTGTCTGAAATCACCCCCGATCTCGTGCGCCATCTCGGCGTGCTCGCCCGGATCCAGCTGAGCGACGAGGAGGTCGAGCGTCTCACCGGACAGCTCGATGCCATCGTCGACAACATCGCGAAGGTGTCGAAGGTGGCCACGCCCGACGTGCCGGCGACGAGCCACCCGATCTCGCTCGAGAACGTCTTCCGCGAGGACGTCCCCGGCGACATGCTGAGCCTCGAGCAGGTGCTCCAGAACGCCCCCGAGCGGACCGAGGACCGGTTCCGCGTCACCGCGATCCTGGGGGAGGAGCAGTGA
- a CDS encoding long-chain-fatty-acid--CoA ligase: protein MTTYDPPRPWIASYAEGVPQDLPPIEGSLVDIVATSAREHPDAPALEFFGRTMSYRQMQERIDRAAAYLRDAGVRRGDRVAIVLPNCPQHIVAFYAVLRLGAVVIEHNPLYTPREMRKQFEDHGAKVAIVWSKLVSVLLEFPDDLALSAVIAVDITTAMPVRMRAALRLPIAKARASRDALTAPVARNRVHGFWSDAERHDPLPASHVGPTTGDLALIQYTSGTTGTPKGAALTHRNLLANAAQAQAWVPTIERGAGCVVYAVLPMFHAYGLTLCLTFAMSMGARLVLFPKFDPDLVLAVHKRHPATLLPLVPPIAERLLAAADAAGVSLAGTQVAISGAMALPHELVVPFEASTGGYLVEGYGLSECSPVLMANPVAENRVPGTVGLPLPGTECRVVDPDEPTRDVEPGARGELLVRGPQVFSGYYGKPEETEKVFVDGWFRTGDIVTIDDGGFVRIVDRIKELIITGGFNVAPTEVEIALRQHPQIADAAVVGLPSEHSGEDVVAAVVPVPGATIDEGDVRDFCRGILTPYKVPRRIVVVDELPKSMIGKVLRRQVRDRLLAG from the coding sequence GTGACGACCTACGACCCGCCGCGTCCTTGGATCGCCAGCTACGCCGAAGGGGTTCCCCAGGACCTGCCACCGATCGAGGGCTCGCTCGTCGACATCGTCGCGACCTCGGCCCGCGAGCACCCCGACGCTCCGGCCCTCGAGTTCTTCGGGCGCACGATGTCGTATCGGCAGATGCAGGAGCGCATCGATCGCGCGGCGGCGTACCTGCGCGACGCCGGGGTCCGGCGCGGCGACCGGGTCGCGATCGTGCTCCCCAACTGCCCCCAGCACATCGTGGCCTTCTACGCCGTGCTGCGGCTGGGCGCCGTCGTGATCGAGCACAACCCGCTCTACACCCCGCGCGAGATGCGCAAGCAGTTCGAGGATCATGGGGCGAAGGTCGCCATCGTCTGGAGCAAGCTCGTGTCGGTGCTGCTCGAGTTCCCCGACGACCTCGCGCTCAGCGCCGTCATCGCCGTCGACATCACCACCGCGATGCCCGTCCGCATGCGCGCCGCGCTGCGTCTGCCCATCGCCAAGGCGCGCGCCTCACGCGACGCGTTGACCGCCCCCGTCGCCCGCAACCGGGTCCACGGGTTCTGGTCGGACGCCGAGCGGCACGACCCGCTGCCGGCCAGCCATGTCGGTCCCACCACCGGCGACCTGGCGCTCATCCAGTACACGAGCGGTACGACCGGCACACCCAAGGGCGCCGCTCTGACGCACCGCAATCTCCTCGCCAACGCCGCTCAGGCCCAGGCGTGGGTCCCCACCATCGAGCGCGGTGCGGGATGCGTGGTCTACGCCGTCCTGCCGATGTTCCACGCCTACGGGCTGACCCTGTGCCTCACATTCGCGATGTCGATGGGCGCGCGGCTCGTGCTCTTCCCGAAGTTCGACCCCGACCTCGTGCTGGCGGTGCACAAGCGTCACCCGGCGACGCTGCTCCCCCTCGTCCCGCCGATCGCGGAGCGGCTCCTGGCGGCAGCCGACGCCGCGGGCGTGTCGCTGGCCGGGACGCAGGTGGCGATCTCGGGCGCGATGGCGCTGCCGCATGAGCTGGTCGTGCCGTTCGAGGCGTCGACGGGCGGGTACCTCGTCGAGGGCTACGGGCTGTCGGAATGCTCGCCCGTGCTCATGGCCAATCCCGTCGCCGAGAACCGGGTGCCGGGCACGGTCGGCCTGCCCCTCCCGGGCACCGAGTGCCGCGTCGTGGATCCCGACGAGCCGACGCGCGACGTCGAGCCCGGCGCACGCGGTGAGCTGCTCGTGCGCGGCCCCCAGGTCTTCAGCGGCTACTACGGCAAGCCGGAGGAGACCGAGAAGGTGTTCGTCGACGGGTGGTTCCGCACCGGGGACATCGTCACGATCGACGACGGCGGGTTCGTCCGCATCGTCGACCGCATCAAGGAGCTGATCATCACCGGCGGGTTCAACGTTGCCCCGACCGAGGTCGAGATCGCGCTGCGGCAGCATCCCCAGATCGCTGATGCCGCCGTCGTGGGTCTTCCCAGCGAGCACTCGGGTGAGGATGTCGTGGCCGCCGTCGTGCCGGTCCCCGGTGCCACGATCGACGAGGGCGACGTCCGGGACTTCTGCCGCGGCATCCTCACGCCGTACAAGGTTCCGCGTCGGATCGTCGTCGTCGACGAGCTGCCGAAGTCGATGATCGGCAAGGTTCTGCGCCGCCAGGTGCGCGACCGGCTGCTCGCTGGCTGA
- a CDS encoding glutamate--cysteine ligase, with translation MTMLHSPELLPTAGGPGGLRTLGIEEEFLLVDATTFRPIPAADETLLVAQRASLSAVGPMGAPIAFHRELKSEQIEVVSPPVRTRSELVAVIAEGRRTVDRAAQAVGARAVPLATCPDACTPHVAPSPRYEKIAARFGATAQEQLTCGMHIHVSVTSPEEGIAVLDRVRAWLPLVLALSANSPFWQGADSGFASYRYQAWGRWPTSGPTEIFGSPDAYRREVAASVGSGVCLDTGMIYFDARLSSHVPTVEIRIADVCLRPEDAVTIPVLVRALVDRAAADWRAGHAPAACSAASIRLASWRASRWALDDELIHPTEQRLVPAAAAVAALLRYVEDHFATPLERSQTHDGVASIIERGNGASLQRTAASSGGGLACVVAESVRHGLGG, from the coding sequence ATGACGATGCTGCACAGCCCGGAGTTGTTGCCGACCGCGGGCGGACCGGGAGGTCTGCGCACGCTCGGCATCGAGGAGGAGTTCCTCCTCGTCGACGCCACCACCTTCCGCCCGATTCCCGCCGCGGACGAGACGCTGCTGGTCGCGCAGCGGGCTTCGCTGTCCGCAGTCGGGCCGATGGGCGCGCCGATCGCCTTTCACCGCGAGCTGAAGAGCGAGCAGATCGAGGTGGTGAGCCCGCCCGTGCGAACGCGGAGTGAACTCGTCGCCGTGATCGCCGAGGGGCGGCGAACCGTCGACCGGGCGGCGCAGGCGGTGGGCGCGCGAGCTGTTCCGCTCGCGACGTGCCCGGACGCGTGCACACCCCACGTGGCGCCGTCGCCGCGCTACGAGAAGATCGCCGCCCGGTTCGGAGCGACCGCCCAGGAGCAACTGACGTGCGGGATGCACATCCACGTCTCGGTCACCTCGCCCGAGGAGGGCATCGCGGTGCTCGACCGGGTGCGCGCCTGGCTCCCGCTCGTGCTCGCACTCAGCGCCAACTCGCCGTTCTGGCAGGGCGCGGACTCCGGGTTCGCGAGTTACCGGTACCAGGCGTGGGGACGATGGCCGACGTCCGGGCCGACCGAGATCTTCGGTTCACCCGATGCATACCGGCGCGAGGTCGCCGCCTCGGTCGGATCGGGGGTGTGCCTCGACACCGGGATGATCTACTTCGACGCGCGACTGTCGTCCCATGTCCCGACGGTCGAGATCCGCATCGCCGACGTGTGTCTGCGACCGGAGGACGCCGTGACGATCCCGGTGCTGGTGCGCGCACTCGTCGACCGTGCGGCCGCCGACTGGCGGGCGGGCCACGCGCCCGCGGCATGCTCGGCGGCCTCGATCCGCCTCGCCAGCTGGCGAGCGAGCAGATGGGCGCTCGACGATGAGTTGATCCACCCGACCGAGCAACGGCTGGTCCCCGCCGCGGCGGCGGTCGCGGCGCTTCTCCGGTACGTCGAGGATCACTTCGCGACCCCTCTCGAGCGGTCGCAGACGCACGACGGTGTCGCCTCGATCATCGAGCGCGGCAACGGCGCGTCGCTGCAGCGGACCGCCGCATCGAGCGGAGGAGGCCTCGCTTGCGTCGTCGCTGAATCGGTGCGGCACGGTCTCGGCGGGTGA
- the ligA gene encoding NAD-dependent DNA ligase LigA, protein MADGELPDITLDDARDEARELIDRITAARDAYYGRNAEIVDDATYDAWMRRLDELERLHPELQTQDSPTQTVGAAESTLFAPVEHAERMLSLDNVFSSDELTEWCAKAASSAGRAVRWLSELKIDGLAISLRYENGVLTSAATRGDGRVGEDVTVNALRVAGIPERLAGEGHPPIVEVRGEIFIPVAEFAALNALQAEMRDRVVEEARARSRAFDEDRARISAERRFPAFANPRNAASGGLRQQLDKKSGLELEASEARVRSLRLYVHGIGAWQDPPVSSQSEIYTLLGAWGLPISPHSQTLDSIDGVLAYVEHYGENRHSVEHEIDGVVVKIDELSLHDELGATSRAPRWAIAYKYPPEQVNTKLLDIVVSVGRTGRATPFAVMAPARVAGSVVRQATLHNQDVVRAKGVLIGDTVVLRKAGDVIPEVLGPVVELRDGTERAFVMPANCPECGSPLRPAKEGDIDLRCPNARSCPAQVRGRVEHVGSRGALDIEALGEVTAAALTQPLRDSTPPLVTEAALFELTLEQLVPIEVIVRDSETGEPRVDEKTGEPVRRAPFRRNASAAEKKEGRAGPQPSAQALKLLDELEKAKTKELWRFLVALSIRHVGPVAARALAQWFGSIAAIRAASRDKLAAVEGVGGIIADSLTEWFAVDWHREIVERWEAAGARLEVPGHPGPGAAVVEGGVLEGITVVATGSLEGYTREGAQEAILAAGGKAGSSVSKKTDFVAAGPGAGSKLAKAEQLGVRIIDAAQFRVLVEQGPAALDA, encoded by the coding sequence GTGGCAGACGGAGAACTCCCCGACATCACCCTCGACGACGCCCGTGACGAGGCGCGTGAGCTGATCGATCGCATCACCGCGGCGCGCGATGCGTACTACGGACGCAACGCCGAGATCGTCGACGACGCGACCTACGACGCTTGGATGCGTCGCCTCGACGAGCTCGAGCGGCTCCATCCCGAGCTGCAGACGCAGGATTCCCCGACGCAGACGGTGGGCGCCGCGGAGTCGACCCTGTTCGCCCCCGTCGAGCACGCCGAACGCATGCTGAGCCTCGACAACGTCTTCTCGTCCGACGAGCTGACCGAGTGGTGCGCGAAGGCGGCCTCGTCCGCGGGGCGGGCGGTGCGCTGGCTCTCCGAGCTGAAGATCGACGGACTCGCGATCAGCCTGCGCTACGAGAACGGCGTCCTCACCTCGGCGGCGACCCGCGGCGACGGCCGCGTGGGCGAAGACGTCACGGTGAACGCGCTGCGGGTCGCCGGGATCCCCGAGCGCCTCGCGGGAGAGGGACACCCGCCGATCGTCGAGGTGCGGGGAGAGATCTTCATCCCCGTCGCCGAGTTCGCCGCCCTCAACGCGCTGCAGGCCGAGATGCGCGACCGCGTCGTCGAGGAGGCTCGGGCGCGCTCGCGCGCGTTCGATGAGGACCGTGCCCGCATCAGCGCGGAGCGGCGGTTCCCCGCCTTTGCCAACCCGCGCAACGCGGCCAGCGGAGGCCTGCGTCAGCAACTCGACAAGAAGAGCGGTCTCGAGCTCGAGGCATCCGAGGCCCGCGTGCGCTCGCTGCGCCTCTACGTCCACGGTATCGGCGCCTGGCAGGACCCGCCGGTCTCGTCGCAGAGCGAGATCTACACGCTGCTGGGGGCGTGGGGCCTGCCCATCAGCCCGCATTCGCAGACGCTCGACAGCATCGACGGCGTTCTCGCCTATGTCGAGCATTACGGCGAGAACCGCCACAGCGTCGAGCATGAGATCGATGGCGTCGTCGTCAAGATCGACGAGCTGTCGCTGCACGACGAGCTCGGCGCCACCAGCCGCGCTCCCCGCTGGGCGATCGCGTACAAGTACCCGCCCGAGCAGGTCAACACGAAGCTGCTCGACATCGTGGTGTCGGTGGGGCGAACCGGTCGCGCGACGCCCTTCGCCGTCATGGCTCCGGCGCGCGTGGCCGGCAGTGTCGTACGACAGGCCACCCTGCATAACCAGGACGTGGTCCGGGCCAAGGGCGTGCTCATCGGCGACACGGTGGTGCTGCGCAAGGCCGGCGATGTCATCCCCGAGGTCCTCGGCCCGGTGGTCGAGCTGCGCGATGGCACCGAGCGGGCCTTCGTCATGCCCGCGAACTGCCCCGAGTGCGGCTCGCCGCTGCGCCCGGCCAAAGAGGGCGACATCGATCTGCGTTGCCCGAACGCGCGCTCGTGCCCCGCTCAGGTGCGGGGGCGCGTCGAGCACGTCGGCTCCCGCGGCGCGCTCGACATCGAGGCGCTCGGCGAGGTGACGGCAGCGGCGCTGACACAGCCGCTCCGCGACTCGACGCCACCGCTTGTGACCGAGGCGGCTCTGTTCGAGCTGACCTTGGAGCAACTCGTCCCCATCGAGGTGATCGTCCGCGACTCCGAGACGGGTGAGCCGCGCGTCGACGAGAAGACCGGCGAGCCGGTACGGCGTGCTCCGTTCCGACGCAATGCGTCCGCTGCCGAGAAGAAGGAGGGGCGCGCGGGCCCGCAGCCATCGGCTCAGGCGCTCAAGCTGCTCGACGAGCTCGAGAAGGCGAAGACGAAGGAGCTGTGGCGGTTCCTCGTCGCGCTCAGCATCCGTCACGTCGGTCCGGTCGCCGCTCGCGCGCTGGCGCAGTGGTTCGGCTCGATCGCGGCGATCCGCGCGGCCAGCCGCGACAAGCTGGCGGCCGTGGAGGGCGTCGGCGGGATCATCGCCGATTCTCTGACCGAGTGGTTCGCGGTGGATTGGCATCGCGAGATCGTCGAGCGCTGGGAAGCGGCCGGCGCGCGACTCGAGGTCCCCGGTCATCCGGGACCGGGCGCGGCGGTCGTCGAGGGCGGTGTGCTCGAGGGCATCACCGTCGTCGCGACCGGCTCGCTCGAGGGCTACACGCGCGAGGGCGCTCAAGAGGCGATCTTGGCGGCCGGAGGCAAAGCCGGCTCGTCGGTGTCGAAGAAGACGGACTTCGTCGCGGCCGGCCCGGGCGCCGGATCGAAGCTGGCGAAGGCGGAACAGCTCGGCGTCCGGATCATCGATGCCGCGCAGTTCCGCGTCCTCGTCGAGCAGGGACCTGCCGCGCTCGACGCCTGA
- the mnmA gene encoding tRNA 2-thiouridine(34) synthase MnmA has translation MRVLAAMSGGVDSAVAAARAVDAGHDVVGVHLALSRAGGTLRAGSRGCCTIEDAMDARRAADRLGIPFYVWDFSERFRDDVIEDFVSEYRAGRTPNPCMRCNEKIKFAALLERALELGFDAVCTGHYALLVDGPDGRELHRASDAAKDQSYVLGVLTAEQLAHTYFPLGSTPSKAEVRAEAAERGLTVAQKPDSHDICFIPDGDTRGWLADKVGAETGEIVDRTGAVVGRHEGAHAFTVGQRRGLQLGVPAPDGKPRFVLEVRPVDNRVVVGPKEALATAEIAGGRFTWAGRAPSDRSFACEAQIRAHADPVPARAELTDDEIVVIPEVPFDGVAPGQTAVIYDGTRVIGQFTIDRTVSAVPVGA, from the coding sequence ATGCGAGTACTGGCTGCCATGAGTGGTGGCGTCGACTCCGCGGTCGCCGCGGCCCGTGCCGTCGACGCCGGCCACGACGTCGTCGGCGTGCACCTGGCCCTGTCACGCGCGGGAGGCACACTGCGGGCCGGGAGCCGCGGATGCTGCACGATCGAGGACGCGATGGACGCCCGGCGTGCCGCCGATCGCCTCGGCATCCCGTTCTACGTGTGGGACTTCTCGGAGCGCTTCCGCGACGACGTCATCGAGGACTTCGTGTCGGAGTACCGCGCGGGTCGGACGCCGAACCCCTGCATGCGCTGCAACGAGAAGATCAAGTTCGCGGCACTGCTCGAGCGGGCTCTCGAGCTCGGCTTCGACGCCGTGTGCACGGGGCATTACGCGCTCCTCGTCGACGGTCCCGACGGACGTGAGCTTCACCGGGCCTCGGATGCCGCCAAGGACCAGTCCTATGTCCTGGGCGTGCTGACGGCCGAACAGCTGGCGCACACCTACTTCCCGCTCGGGTCGACCCCATCCAAGGCCGAAGTGCGCGCCGAGGCGGCGGAGCGCGGATTGACGGTGGCGCAGAAGCCCGACAGCCACGACATCTGCTTCATCCCCGACGGCGACACCCGCGGGTGGCTCGCCGACAAGGTCGGGGCCGAGACGGGTGAGATCGTCGACCGCACTGGCGCGGTGGTCGGGCGTCATGAGGGCGCCCACGCCTTCACCGTGGGCCAGCGTCGCGGACTGCAGCTGGGCGTGCCCGCCCCCGACGGCAAGCCGCGGTTCGTCCTCGAGGTGCGTCCCGTCGACAACCGGGTCGTCGTCGGCCCCAAGGAGGCGCTGGCCACGGCGGAGATCGCCGGTGGCCGGTTCACGTGGGCGGGGCGCGCCCCGTCGGACCGTTCGTTCGCGTGCGAGGCGCAGATTCGCGCCCACGCCGACCCGGTACCGGCGCGTGCCGAGCTCACCGATGACGAGATCGTCGTCATCCCCGAGGTGCCGTTCGACGGTGTGGCCCCGGGGCAGACCGCAGTCATCTACGACGGGACGCGCGTGATCGGGCAGTTCACGATCGACCGGACCGTCTCGGCTGTCCCCGTCGGCGCCTAG
- a CDS encoding cysteine desulfurase family protein: protein MVVYLDHAATTPLRAQARDAWLAAHETLGNASSVHGAGQAARRLLEDARDAVARALGCEPIEVVFTSGGTESINLAVKGLWLAGDAAAPIVLPDGEHHATMDAVAWLSSRWNAAIRPVPLDAVGRIDAVAFADALPGAGLATALVANNEVGTRNDPAGLAAAAREACVPLHLDAVAALGTVPLDFASWRGAGAGAHGLLAMSVSGHKVGAPVGTGALVVSRHAHLTPLAHGGGQQRGLRAGTPDVAGAAALAAALEVAERERESETARLEALRDRLISGIRSLVPSAVILGDLRDRLPGNVHVLFPGTIGETLLFLFDTAGIAVSTGSACQAGVAEPSHVVLALGRDADDARAVLRLTLGRTSTDADVDAFLAALPEVHRRGSAARAGRAGRP from the coding sequence ATGGTCGTCTATCTCGATCACGCAGCGACGACACCGCTTCGTGCCCAGGCGCGCGATGCCTGGCTCGCCGCACACGAGACCCTCGGCAACGCGTCGTCCGTGCACGGTGCCGGGCAGGCCGCGCGGCGACTGCTCGAGGACGCCCGAGACGCCGTCGCGCGCGCGCTCGGCTGCGAGCCCATCGAGGTCGTCTTCACGTCGGGCGGCACGGAGTCCATCAATCTCGCGGTGAAGGGTCTGTGGCTGGCCGGCGACGCGGCGGCGCCGATCGTGCTTCCCGACGGTGAGCATCACGCCACCATGGACGCCGTCGCGTGGCTCTCGTCCCGGTGGAACGCTGCGATCCGCCCGGTGCCGCTCGACGCGGTCGGGCGGATCGATGCCGTCGCCTTCGCCGACGCTCTGCCCGGAGCCGGCCTCGCGACCGCGCTCGTCGCCAACAACGAGGTCGGCACCCGCAACGATCCCGCCGGCCTCGCGGCGGCGGCCCGTGAGGCGTGCGTGCCGTTGCATCTCGATGCCGTCGCGGCGCTCGGCACCGTCCCGCTCGACTTCGCCTCGTGGCGCGGCGCCGGGGCCGGCGCTCATGGCCTCCTGGCCATGTCGGTCTCGGGGCACAAGGTCGGAGCTCCCGTGGGTACCGGGGCGCTCGTCGTGTCTCGTCACGCGCACCTGACTCCGCTCGCGCACGGGGGTGGACAGCAGCGCGGGCTCCGCGCGGGCACACCCGACGTCGCCGGTGCCGCGGCGCTCGCCGCCGCACTCGAGGTCGCCGAGCGCGAGCGGGAGAGCGAGACGGCCCGCCTCGAAGCCCTGCGGGATCGGCTCATCAGCGGCATCCGGTCCCTCGTTCCTTCGGCGGTGATCCTCGGAGACCTGCGCGATCGGCTGCCGGGCAACGTGCACGTTCTCTTCCCCGGCACGATCGGTGAGACGCTGCTCTTCCTGTTCGACACGGCCGGCATCGCGGTCTCGACCGGGTCGGCGTGCCAGGCGGGCGTCGCCGAGCCCTCGCACGTCGTCCTGGCGCTGGGCCGCGACGCCGACGACGCCCGCGCGGTGCTCCGGCTGACCCTGGGACGCACGAGCACGGATGCCGATGTCGATGCGTTCCTCGCCGCTCTTCCGGAAGTCCACCGCCGGGGATCGGCGGCCCGAGCCGGCCGTGCGGGCCGCCCGTAG